The Coffea arabica cultivar ET-39 chromosome 2c, Coffea Arabica ET-39 HiFi, whole genome shotgun sequence genome includes the window CGGTGATTATGCAATTTACAATAGTTACAACGTGGAAAAAACTTATTAGTGAGTTTTTCCCCCTTCTAAATAACAAAGGggtattttaggatttttgagaACAAAATTAGTATATTAGGTCTAtattattattgaaatgctaaaaTTATGGGGGTGGaaggtgtaattttttaaactaagAGAAAGCTCCCTGCAATAGCCAAACCGCaaagaggtttctgaaattgcGCTTTCGATAATCCAGTCCAATCCATTCCTTCCAAATCATAAAACCGCAACGCCAAGGGAGACCAATTTACAATCAACCAAACACTTCCTTATTGTTCATACAATGCCGTTCTgacagaaaaaaataaataaaaataaacttcCTTATTGGGGGTATCGTATCTGCCGCATCTGTCAGCAGATTCGAAGCCTCGTATCTGTGACTGTCATACCAAAATGGAAGCTTTGCTCTGCAAAAAAATCGGCGATCCGACGCTGCCTTTGGACGACTCCCCCTCCTCTCCTTTTACTCTTACAGCCACTCACCCCATTCCGGAACTCAACTCGCCCACCTCTGTCCGAGTCCGAGTCAGAGCCACCAGCTTGAACTACGCCAATTATCTCCAGATCCTCGGCAAGTACCAGGAGAAGCCGCCTTTACCCTTCATCCCCGGCTCCGACTACTCTGGCGTCGTCGATTCTGTTGGTTCCGGAGTCACTAAATTCAAAGCTGGCGATGCTGTTTGCTCCTTGGCCTCCCTTGGCTCCTTTGCACAGTTCATCGTCGCCGATGAAGCCCAATTGTAAGTCCGTCCGCCCttccttctttctctttttcaatTCATTGATTCAAGTTTTagcttcttcatcttcttctaccCAAATAGTAGAACTAAGTATTATTGGTCTTGAATAGTTTCATTAATTTTGTTTCTGTAAAACTTTCCTGCTACTACTGAAGGTTTAGAGTGCCGGAAGGGTGTGATCTAGTGGCTGCGGGTGCACTTCCTGTGGCGTATGGGACTTCGCATTTGGCCCTGCTTCACAGAGCTCAATTGCAGCCTAATCAGGTTGCACTAATAATGCTAGCTTCTCTGCCTTCTGctttcttcacttttttttgttcctttttttggtTGTTGTGAATGGGCTATAGCATAACTAGCATTTCTTTATATTATTGCCTTGGACTAGTAAAACGAAGATTTATAATTGAATACCACTCCATAGGTGTTGTTGGTGCTTGGTGCTGCTGGAGGAGTGGGCCTTGCGGCCGTGCAAATTGGAAAGGCTTGCGGCGCTATTGTTATTGCCGTTGCTAGGTATTCTACTAGTGGTTAATGTAGTTTTAGAAACTTCAGGGTCCTGTTGGTTGCACATGATATGTTTTCTGGTTATTGGTACAACTGAGTATGCATAAAAACTTTTCAAGAAATTAATCTTACTCCAACAAAGCAGACCTAAATTCGAAAGGGTTTTGAGTAATTTGTTGCTTTTACGAACCTTGGTCTAGCATAACTTGGACTTGGTCTGTGTATTAAAATTTCAGGGGAGATGACAAGGTTCAGCTTTTGAAGACCCTAGGTGTTGATCATGTTGTTGACTTGAGTAAAGGAAATGTCACAGAAAGCGTCAAGGGATTCCTAAAGGCAAGAAATCTAAAAGGAGCTGATGTTTTGTATGATCCTGTTGGTGGTAAAGTTACAAAGGAAGCTATGAAGTTGTTGAATTGGGGAGCTCACATTCTGGTAATAGGTTTTGCAAGTGGGGATGTGCCTGTTATCCCAGCAAATATTGCTCTCGTTAAGGTATCACTAGGAATTATATGACTTATTTGGTGCTTGCTTGTTTCATATTTTTGGATATCATTCTTCTGAGGGAATAAAGAAATCATTTCCTTGGACCAGATTCATAAGGTCAAGTTCAAAGCTGGATTTTATTCCTCAGTCTTGAGGTTCCTAGAAATTtctgctttccttgcttttctccTATTTGAGGATTCtatctaaaataatcaaaatgtaGTTTATCCTAGGTTGAGATTTTACCATATGATGATTTGTTAGGTCAAGTTACAGAAATAATCTGTTCTTAGTAGCTAACCTCATAATTGGAGGCTTGCTTCTGATGCTAATCTCCTATTGGGCAAGTTTTTGCATGCTCCAAATTGGAGGCTTGCTCTATATGGCATGGGTTGGAGTTGTCATGACATTTTTCATGCTAGTGGCTGACACCATAATCTTGTACCTGATGCTATGAACTTGCTCTTTCCTCTCTGGAAGTATTGCTATTATTTATATTGATATGTGCTTCCTTATGTTCTAGAACTGGACGGTTCATGGTCTCTACTGGGGAAGCTATATGATACATCGACCAGTTGTACTTCAAAATTCCCTAAAGGAGCTGTTATCCTGGTTGGCAAGTGGCTTAATTACCATTAACATATCTCATGCTTTCAGCCTGTCAGAAGTGAGAACCTCTTCTTTCCTTCTTCTATGTGGAGTAAAGGTTTTGCAAAACTAAAGGCAACTTAGTATTTCCGTTTGCTTTGCCACATTAAATCATGTGTCTAAACAGAACCTGCATGGACATTAAGGAATGAAAATTTGGTCAAGGGCCAGACAATCTTAGGGTAACGTCAGTGGTCTACTTGTATTCAGGTTCTGAATGACTTGCTTACCAGTTACCTCTTTCTATTCGAAAAGAAAAACTCCCAATAACCAATCAAATCTTCAAGaaactaaaaattacaagtgtGCCACTTCAAATTTATCCTCCAATATTTTCCTTCCAGCTGGATGTTGTGAACACGACTCCATCCTTTTTCATAGGCCATGTTTATTTGCTTCTTAAGAGTCAAAGAACACTGCAACTAAAAGGCCAGTCCATTTGGCTTAGATGTTAAGAGTAAAATAAGATTGAGGCAACAAAATACTagctattttgatttgtttactttGTGATTTAATGGGTACCAAAAACTGGAAATTGGGGCTTCTTCTTATATAGTTTGAATCTATGATACAAAGACCTGCCActgaatttgatttgataacTTTCTGAATATTCGCTAAACACATGCTCTTCTGTgtagttgaaaattttgaaatttgaaattaggttagtga containing:
- the LOC113725247 gene encoding uncharacterized protein, producing the protein MEALLCKKIGDPTLPLDDSPSSPFTLTATHPIPELNSPTSVRVRVRATSLNYANYLQILGKYQEKPPLPFIPGSDYSGVVDSVGSGVTKFKAGDAVCSLASLGSFAQFIVADEAQLFRVPEGCDLVAAGALPVAYGTSHLALLHRAQLQPNQVLLVLGAAGGVGLAAVQIGKACGAIVIAVARGDDKVQLLKTLGVDHVVDLSKGNVTESVKGFLKARNLKGADVLYDPVGGKVTKEAMKLLNWGAHILVIGFASGDVPVIPANIALVKNWTVHGLYWGSYMIHRPVVLQNSLKELLSWLASGLITINISHAFSLSEANLAFSALKDRKAIGKVMIVFDDQKTFRSKL